One window of Bos javanicus breed banteng chromosome 1, ARS-OSU_banteng_1.0, whole genome shotgun sequence genomic DNA carries:
- the LOC133241629 gene encoding WAS/WASL-interacting protein family member 3-like has protein sequence MGGWRGRGRGRRAEQQLQSPAGRVLEPKGAVALIPHHLPRREWELGPGQSRAQPSAGPRRGRGRGPAPAARPFPSRLPLPPKRSGAGPDPPAQEGCRADSSSPRLLAAGCGPTAAGRRRTRLRAESGAAPPPFRPNAGGLLPGSTASRDREPGLRCSQQRGAGQRAAAAPRGRSGESRGSRARGAPCTPRALRCSGRSRRSFLLARLPPPPPPERPPHPLLPPPPRPPRRSGLGSQRRAAASAPDPAAAPASAPRRHPQARPRELPFTVGALAPLPHLKFSLRPLPPWRLEPHPARGPFARPGWHAVLPRPLLGFLRP, from the coding sequence atgggggggtggagaggacgggggagggggcggcgggcGGAGCAACAGCTCCAGAGCCCTGCGGGGAGGGTCCTGGAGCCCAAGGGCGCCGTCGCCCTCATCCCCCACCACCTCCCGCGGCGAGAGTGGGAGCTTGGCCCCGGCCAAAGCCGAGCCCAGCCTTCAGCGGGTCCGCGCAGGGGGCGGGGGCGAGGACCGGCTCCTGCAGCGCGGCCCTTCCCCTCTCGCCTACCCCTTCCCCCAAAACGGAGCGGGGCTGGCCCGGACCCGCCGGCCCAGGAGGGCTGTCGTGCCGACTCCTCAAGCCCCAGGCTCCTTGCCGCCGGCTGCGGGCCCACCGCGGCCGGGCGCAGAAGGACTAGGCTGAGGGCGGAATCCGGCGCAGCGCCGCCGCCGTTCCGCCCCAACGCAGGCGGGCTTCTCCCAGGGAGCACGGCATCCAGAGATCGAGAGCCGGGACTCAGATGCAGCCAGCAGAGAGGGGCCGGCCAGAGAGCCGCTGCTGCGCCCCGGGGGCGCTCCGGGGAGAGCCGCGGGAGCCGGGCTCGCGGCGCGCCATGCACGCCTCGGGCCCTGCGCTGCTCCGGCCGCTCGCGCCGCTCCTTCCTTCTCGCCCGcttgccgccgccgccgccgccggagcGCCCTCCGCATCCCCTCCTCccgccgcctccccgccccccgcgccgCTCGGGCCTCGGCTCACAGAGGCGCGCGGCCGCCTCCGCCCCCGACCCGGCCGCGGCCCCCGCCTCGGCGCCCCGCCGGCATCCTCAGGCCCGGCCTCGTGAGCTGCCCTTTACTGTGGGGGCCCTGGCTCCCCTTCCTCACCTAAAATTCTCTCTgcgtcccctccctccctggcgCCTGGAGCCGCATCCAGCCCGCGGTCCCTTCGCCCGACCTGGGTGGCATGCGGTCCTCCCTCGCCCCTTGCTTGGGTTCCTGCGCCCCTAG